In Planococcus citri chromosome 4, ihPlaCitr1.1, whole genome shotgun sequence, the genomic window TTAACATCGTAACGAATGGACTAACAGACTAACCGTTGTAGAAGGAGGGAAAATATCGCTCAGCAAACGATTATTCTGCTTCTTTCCATCGCCTCGATTTTCATTGGTTTTTTCTACTTCTAAAAAGACCAATCGTCCAGTATTCAGTACCAAACCTGCGaaacgaaattcattttttttaggttaaaaTAGATATCGcttcatttgaagaaaaagtgGCAATGTTAtttacaaatttgtttttcggtGATTGGACACGCAGCAATGCTTAATATTTTCATTCCCTTTACTTGTCGAACAGGTTCACTTTGACAGCGATAATCGTACcagagaaatttttcagaataagcAGGCGTCAAAGTATCTGTAAAATATtacgttgaataatttttttctcgaaataagtaaaaaaaaaaacaacaataattacCTAATTTGCTGGCCGGATCTAACGGCGTGTCAAATGGTGAAGCCATCATAAAAGTTGAATTGCTCCTTCTACGAACTCGAACGCTAACATTACCGGTTTCGTGAAGACAATACAGTATATCTCTCTGGTTGCACGAAATAATCTAAGAAAGCGGAAACCAAATTATTATACATcttttaaaattatacctacttgtaggTACATCTATGTTGACTTACTTGTAGAAGAGGTGACGCTGTTTTATCAATTGATATTACTCCTACGGTCATATTGATATGTAAATCGATTAATAAAATATCTCGTTGATACAACAATATAATATGATTTCTTAAAGATCTATGATAAGACAATTGCAGACATTCTGATATGGTCATTGTATCTTCaggtctgaaaaaattcaaaaagttagaaacatttcaaatttacgAAGTTATCAAATAATGAACTATACAAACTTGGGTTTATTTTCACCAACAACCAGTCCACGCATTAATTTCTTAAGCCTATCTCTAGTTCTTAGATTTTCTTCTGTTAATCGTGGActcgaaatgtaaaattttcgtcCATTTGTCGATGGGATTTTTGAAACGGAGAATTCATCGACGAACAATATGCAATCGGGGCAAAGAACTGTAATAAAGCATACATTGAGAAAATACGTACAATAAAAGAGAAATGCTTTAAAATGAATACGTACAAGCTAATTTAGTTCCGTCAAAAGGATCAAAACTGAAAGTAGATAAAATATCAGTAAAACTTTTCTTCCATTCTTTCCAGCCTTTATTTACATTCCAAATGACTAAGCTGTACGGGGAATGTAACGCAGCTAGATACAGATGATCATCTTTATTCGTACGAGGGACCCATTCAATTGCTACAAAATAAATTAGATAAGTTAATTTCTAACAGAAAATTATGACTATGGTGGTTTTTGTGATCTCTATGTACCTAAAACGGGTTTATTTCCTTCTTGCACAAAAGAGACCAATTTCGCCTCTTTGACGTTCCAAAATCCGATACATCCGCTCGTATCTGCAGAAACCAAACTCAGATTCAAAGCATCGTCATCTTCCCGAATGGGACTCCAGAGAATCTGAAAAAGTACATTAATGGTACAATGGTTCGTAGAGAAAAAGAGAAACACTTTAGAATATTGAATGAACCTTTTTTATGGGAGATTTATGTCGGGACAGACACTGCACTTGCTGTACATTTTTCGTATCGACGATTACTACGTTACATTGAGCAGCATACGCTAATAAACCATGCCAACCCCTGAAAAAATAGAAGTGGGTTAGATCGTAAATTGATTATGAAATTCAGTTctgattagaaaaaattaccagtcgATTGCTCCTCTATTGGCTGAATGGCATTGTGAAGTTATTATTCGAGGGACAACTGAACATTTTGTCGGATTTTCCAACTCGGTGGCATTGAAAATATCTTTCACTTCCATTATTCAGTGCTTATCATAATTATTTCCTGTACTGCTGGGTGATTTCAAGCTGCAAATCAAACACTCGAAAATCTATGCCGGAAAATCTGATATCAAAATGATTAGAAATGGAAAAGATACAGATGATCATGAGAATGAACTGAAGAGAATAATTAAATACACGATGGAAATTTTATATAACTTGAACTTATtctgaaacaaattttagtGAACATAAATTATTTTATCTCAAAATCGAGTGTTTATTTACTTCAAAGAGAAAATCTGAGAAACAGACACATcactacaaaaaatgaaaattctcggaaaatttttcattctaattttcaaccaatgaaaatgaaggaaactttttttttcaaccaatcaaaaCACTGTAACgaaaatcatcattcgaataTTGCCGTATTTACCAAGTTTTTCCATCTGTAGATTCATCAGGATTTTAGCaggttttaacaaaaaaaacttttgatccgATCGGTCGATCGATACCTAGATCATCGGGTTTCAGTAAGGTTTCAGTagcttttaaagaaaaattttgactcaataGATACATCAGGTTGTAGTTTTAATGAGAATTTCGATCCCATTGATAGATCATGCAGGTTTCAGTAgttttatttaatgaaaaaaatatcgatccATCCGATTGACAGATCGCGTTTtagtaatttaacaaaatttcgaTCCCATCGACTTTTCAGGGTTTCagttattttgtgaaaaaaattcgacccTATAGAATATCGATAATTCAGCAAGTTTTAGTTTCATTCACAAAGAAAACTTATCCATGTGAAATTTCAGCATCCAGCCTGCATGAAAAGAAGTCtttgattttacaaaaatatactaCGTGAGCGTGAAATAAGtacaccaaaaaaaacttcattccAATTGACAGATCTCCATTCACTAATCAGTGACttcgtaaataaaaattttgacccaattaATCGATCAGTTCACGATAAATTCAATGgttttgtttaaaaaagagGTGTACCTACCCTGGGTACCTACCATAGAGTAACAAGATGTTAACCATTTTacataaatttatttactttataAAGGTAtgatatgaacatttttttgttaaataataatttaagaGTACCTTATGTTAAACATCttcaaattgaaacaatttaatatttttatatgAAATGTTTTGTTATTTGTCTTAATCACAGGagtataaatttgattttgtagatgaaaaaatatataaaataaaagTTCATTTATCATTTAAATagtaaattacatattttataaCAGCTTTTTATTACGAATAAAATGCACAAAATCAATCGACTTTTCAagaagtttttcattaaaataatgtttatTCCAAAGGGGAAAAATAGTGCATCGAATTACtcagaaaatcaacaaatttcaagtaataataaaatgaacgaaagaacttacataggtaacaaaataataataaaaatggaaCTTCAGTGCCAGGCATTGGCGATATGATATCCTAGATTCACAGCTTCATTATCTACAGTTGCATCTGCAAAAGAAATACAacataaaaaatatagaaaaaagtACTCTAAAATATCAGTAAAAAGGAAGCAAAATTAACTGATGCAGATGAATCCAGCTTACCGTATGTCTTAGCTAACTCGACTGGAAATAGTATATAATAATCACACTCAATGGTTGACGGACCCTTGGCAATTCCATGAACTTCGACTAATCCAGTTACGTTTTCTGTCAATGGTTCTTTCAGGTTGACTGTTATATTGAAACTATCACCGGATAGAATATTGAACGCCATGTTATTCGGTAATACCTGAAGTACAACATATCCGATGAGCAATCAAGAAGTATGAGACAAAGTAAAGATCTTACAactcataaaacaaaaaatgaaagcgagtacaaaaaaataagtactcaCAACTTGGACAGTTCCAATCATGCTAACACGTTTCGATGTACATTTTCCCAGTAAAGCACCATTGGTCCTCATCGTGAAGAAAGTATTCTGTAAAAGTCTGTGTTTTAACAATACAAGTTGTGAATAAAACGCGCTGaggaaaaaccagaacaaaatatgaacaattttgaatttccgaagctttttgagtgaaatgaaaatgttatgTTTTCAAAGCGGGAAgtaaagttctagattagggaagtatacgcatacgccattttggttcgacacaacggatgtaaacaacattagaacgtatgtacgcatacaatcttacgtgtaaaaaatgcaattttttcgattgttcgcgggttcgggtgaatttttaagtagtttccagctaaagacaatgaaatttcctatcgattgatgttaaatttttgttatttcgcgcaaaattgacgattttctgaatacttatattatccgattttttcatactatatgtgtcaactttaaactaaaaatactcgaaatcttcagtgaacacacaggtattttaatatagcaaaatgttcgtaatttcttcgtctttaaaatgagtgtttatcgaaagctctacatgcaaccgttcaaaagttgtagaagtttaaagttgcgaaaacaatgcaaaaaccaaccgcggatggtaactatggtaagtattgaactttgaactagaattactcaaaattttcaacgaacacataggtatattaatacagcaaaacgttcgttattttatcctttttaaaatggatctttaccgaaagctctaccttctaccgttcaaaaattcttgaagatcaaagttgcggaaagtgttcaaattgtgttatcactgttatcagtcacttagtgttgattgtagaacattttccgcaactttgatcttcaagaatttttgaacggtagaaggtagagctttcggtaaagacccattttaaaaaggataaaataacgaacgttttgctgtattaatatacctatgtgttcgttgaaaattttgagtaattctagtaattcaaagttcaatacttaccatccgcggttggtttttgcattgttttcgcaactttaaacttctacaacttttgaacggttgcatgtagagctttcgataaacactcattttaaagacgaagaaattacgaacattttgctatattaaaatacctgtgtgttcactgaagatttcgagtatttttagtttgaagttgacacatatagtatgaaaaaatcggataatataagtattcagaaaatcgtcaattttgcgcgaaataacaaaaatttaacatcaatcgataggaaatttcattgtctttagctggaaactacttaaaaattcacccgaacccgcgaacaatcgaaaaaattgcattttttacacgtaagattgtatgcgtacatacgttctaatgttgtttacatccgttgtgtcgaaccaaaatggcgtatgcgtatacttccctaatctagaactttagCGGGAAGAAGATAAGATACAAGATACAAAGACACCTACTATCACTCATGAACAGCCCAATCACAAATCATAAATTAATTATAGCTTGTTTAACAAGATGTCGCTGCTAACGTAATTCcataactttttctttttttttttaaaaaaattttattttaaatttaaaatttaattaaattttaaattaaataaaaataaattgaaatattttaataattttcaattttctgaatcaTCTGAGGGATCGGACCGCGGAGCGGAGTGGTCCGAGTGGTGGCCTGGAGGCTGGAGGGGTAGGGTGGGAGCCCCCCGGAGGGTAcctttttcggatttttttgctCTGAGAGCCGGAACAAGAGGtacctgaaatttttctaataatggagccggaggtggaggcggaggcacttaaaaaaatgaaaaaagtgaaaaaaaaaacctcggagtcggaggtatttttttttcaaattcgaaattcgatTCGAGAGCTGGGGCTGGCGCTGGAGATGAAGGCTCTGACCCCCCCCCTGCACGACCTCCGGGGGTGGAGCTGGAGGGTAGGAGCCCCCTGGAGGAGTGGAGGGTATCCTTTTTTGGCCTTGCTCAGTTGCTCCGGGAGCGGGAGCCGGAGCAAgagatacttgaaatttttgtactgGAGCCGAAGGTGGAGGCGGAGGCTCTGACCCACCCTCGTCCGCGATCCCTGCTgattttgaatcagaaaaactttttcttttaaGCTTTACAGTTTTCATggaagcatttttcaaaaaagacgtGCGAAgttgatacctacttactcggtAAAATTGTGAATAAGTAGAATGATTGTATTTTCATGCaaggtaggtaatcaaaaatcgTTCAGTTTTTAGATGTGTTTTCACCTTCCGGGGATATTAATTATTGATaataatattacaattttttgtttctagaATAATTATCTAAATTCTGTTAAATGTTCATGACAACTTTCTCAACGATCGAtgtttagtaggtaggtactgtataATTTCTTGAATGATGAAGTACGATAAGTATATCATCACATGAGTGGGTAGGCTCTCACGAGTCGCACGGAAGAGAACCTGATACCaaacaaaagaaatttcaaattgatttgacagaaatgaaaattgaaaaggatTACAGATCCTAATTTTATTAAGAGTTTTGTAAGTTCAAATTGTCGAGATCAGATTGAACATTTAAACAAACACCTGACACTTTCATACTTTCATGTCACTACATGATTTCAAAgattaaatacctacataggtatgtgtaaataaaataggtaggtatgcattACCAAAGTCATAAATTAAAGCGAAAACAGCAAACAAATTCGCAAACTAcatcgtgtattttttcttaACAATTTTCGCGGCGATATTAATTTAACATTTTGCTTCCAATTCTTTTTTACAAGCAAAGCATTCGTTCTTGGTAAGCACTCGTTTAAGCGAAGAGTAAgtgatttctaaatttttgtgcAAGTACTCTGGATAGTCAAAGTCTAACAAAGAATTTAAATCGTAGGTTTTTAATTTCCCGGAATCAGACAAAATTGAAAAGCCGTTGGTTTTCGTACACAGTATCAACTTCAAGTCATCTATTTTTGATATTACCTCGTACAAGCCGTTGGACAGcaacaaaatgaaatacttCGTGGTTTCGTAGTAGGATAGCAGATAGGGCAGCATCGGCAACCAAtctttattttcgaaaatattattctGCACCGTCGACGTCTCGCTGCCaatatttacattaaaaatatgCTTCAATATAGATAATTTATCCTTTAACGTTGTCGAATGCTtcgaaatggtataaaatttgaCTTGTTTATCGAGCGTTACGTAGTACAAATTACGTTGATTCGGTAGTAAAGCTAATACAGTTTTATCTTCGAATAATACTCCTTTGGTACCGTCGTTCAATTCGTATCCTATATGTTtatatttgttatttttcactactttcgtAATCCATACGAACGGATTCAGCATAGGGTATTCTATTTCGTGATGGAATGCTCGAGATTTATCATCGTTGTACTTGGTATTTGGCTTGTTGATGAGCTGAGAAATATAATTTTCGTAATGTTTCAAGCACCTTCGATAGCActtattttcgcaaaatttactGTCAATAACTTCTACTTTTTTGACTGCCTTTGGTTCTTTATAAGTGAcgataaatttcggtttttctaCCAGCGCACTGATAGGTAACGAATTCGGAGTgaaaccatttttgaagaattcgcTGCTGAGTATTTGTCTGGCATTCGGCCTGTTATCGggatctttttgaaaaattctctggaTCAAAGACGACAACGTTTCGGGCATATCGGTAggcaaataaaataaacaattttgaatattgttgtacaaaactttttcatcttttccgCGAAACGGGGTCCTTCCGGTGTACATATGGTACAAGAAACATCCTACAGCCCAAATATCCACCTTGTAATTATAGCGGAAAACAGATTTCGTAATCATTTCTGGGCTAATGTAATTCGGTGTACCGTAAATATGACGTTTGTAAATTGTCTTCGTCTTGGGGCATAATACCGCCATACCGAAATCCGATAatcttaaattcattttttcgtccAGTAGCATATTTTGAGGTTTGATATCCCTATGTACCACGTTATTATCGTGAAGGTATTTCAAAGCTGATAGTAACTGCTTGCAGAAAAATCGAACTTCGTAAATAGTCAGCTTACCTCGTCGTTGAATTAATTCGAACATCGACTTGTTCGGGTAATACTCGGTAATTAGGCAGAAATTACGAGGAGTTTCAATGCATTTCACGAAATTTACGATATTTTTATGGCTCAATTTACTCAATATCTTGAACTCTTGGATACTGTCGAGTTGTTTTTCGAGATGATGTTTATCCCGGGCTATGAATTTTCCGCAGTAAGTTTGGTCTTCTCTTTTCAAAATATACGATTTCGAAAAAGCGCCTTTGCCCAAGTAATTTTCTTTCACGTACGTGTTATTATCTGAATCTCGGATCAACGATGTCATCTTAAAGTTGAACAGCTTTCATTTGATTTGATGTGAAAAATGGATAGGTATGAAAAATAGTtacgaatttttacattttgctgaagttgttttttctttcaaataggAGTGAAATGAAGgcattctcatttaaaaaaaaaaataaatcaacggtagatttagaaattgaataaaactaattcaacaaaaatgatcGAAACTGGCACGATAAATTTAGtgaatcaaatatttttcattttgaaaatgtacggTGATAAACCATGTGATAACAAGACGAAtcgtttgaacatttttattgagaaaTCTTCAAAATGCTTGTAAACCacttatttttgcaaaaagtaggtaaaatttaacagacaaaaaattaacaaaaaaaataacattcacaaggaaataggtacctattctattcaattaatttcattcaataGGCCtctatcatattttttgtcaaaataaattATCTCATCAAGAAAGCTGATTTCAAAGAACTTGTTTACTTTCAAGTTAATTGAGTTCATAGTCCATTCCATCGCTaacaattaataaataataattctttATGAGTacctttttcaattattttaccaGAGTCGTTTTTTGCATGACacataaattttatattttatcgGCATTTTGTATTGTAttgttaataataataaacgatGAGCAGAGCATCTAACGCTTCTTAGTTCTTAAACAACCTGAAAAACaggaatattttttgtaaggcacaaatttcaatttatttgaacttGAAACAATCTCTTAAATTGGGAGGCGATGGACAATTATAAGTCAGGCATAGGCATAGgcattggaattttgaattttagtgtcctttcctttttcattttctgtatcTAGAGCTGAAGTTGTCTCATCCATGTAATCTGAATG contains:
- the LOC135843463 gene encoding uncharacterized protein LOC135843463: MRTNGALLGKCTSKRVSMIGTVQVVLPNNMAFNILSGDSFNITVNLKEPLTENVTGLVEVHGIAKGPSTIECDYYILFPVELAKTYDATVDNEAVNLGYHIANAWH
- the LOC135844859 gene encoding serine/threonine-protein kinase polo-like; this translates as MTSLIRDSDNNTYVKENYLGKGAFSKSYILKREDQTYCGKFIARDKHHLEKQLDSIQEFKILSKLSHKNIVNFVKCIETPRNFCLITEYYPNKSMFELIQRRGKLTIYEVRFFCKQLLSALKYLHDNNVVHRDIKPQNMLLDEKMNLRLSDFGMAVLCPKTKTIYKRHIYGTPNYISPEMITKSVFRYNYKVDIWAVGCFLYHMYTGRTPFRGKDEKVLYNNIQNCLFYLPTDMPETLSSLIQRIFQKDPDNRPNARQILSSEFFKNGFTPNSLPISALVEKPKFIVTYKEPKAVKKVEVIDSKFCENKCYRRCLKHYENYISQLINKPNTKYNDDKSRAFHHEIEYPMLNPFVWITKVVKNNKYKHIGYELNDGTKGVLFEDKTVLALLPNQRNLYYVTLDKQVKFYTISKHSTTLKDKLSILKHIFNVNIGSETSTVQNNIFENKDWLPMLPYLLSYYETTKYFILLLSNGLYEVISKIDDLKLILCTKTNGFSILSDSGKLKTYDLNSLLDFDYPEYLHKNLEITYSSLKRVLTKNECFACKKELEAKC